A portion of the Simkania negevensis Z genome contains these proteins:
- a CDS encoding amino acid permease yields MVSVSKPKRVISVFVLAMFNVSIMASLRNLPLVAELGYSMLFFFALVAIIFLIPCALVSAELATGWSKSGGIYVWVREALGDRWGFFAIWMQWVHNVTWYPAILAFVAATLAYIFNPELASNKVFIQTVVLVVFWGMTFINYFGVETSSIVSTIGVIIGTIIPGLFIIGLAVTWLAEGHPIQIPFEAKTLIPDFSHISNLVFLSGLFLAFAGLEVSAAYAGEVKNPQKNYPKAIMVSALIVFFLFVLGALSIAVVIPREDISLVAGLMEALKVYLNFYHLEWVLPVLGVLLVLGAVAEVNSWIMGPVKALYTTSVHGNLPPFFQNLNKHGMPTHLLLFQAIIVTAASFIINFMPSVSTAYWILTAISAQMYLIMYIMMFISAIRLRYSHPHVPRIYRIPHPHKGIWIVSGLGVLSSVFAIIIGFVPPSQLDTGSLIVYDGFLVVGLILMMAIPLIIYQFRKPAWVPETSHLHKKSHH; encoded by the coding sequence TTGGTTTCAGTATCTAAACCCAAACGAGTCATCTCAGTTTTCGTTCTCGCAATGTTCAATGTTTCAATCATGGCGAGCTTGAGAAACCTCCCCCTTGTTGCAGAGCTCGGGTATAGCATGCTATTCTTTTTCGCTCTTGTTGCTATCATCTTTCTTATTCCTTGTGCACTTGTCTCAGCCGAACTCGCAACAGGATGGAGCAAATCTGGGGGAATTTACGTTTGGGTCCGAGAAGCCCTAGGAGATCGATGGGGATTTTTCGCAATCTGGATGCAATGGGTCCACAATGTCACTTGGTATCCCGCTATTCTCGCTTTTGTCGCAGCTACCTTGGCCTACATTTTTAATCCCGAGCTTGCGAGTAACAAAGTTTTCATTCAAACCGTTGTTCTCGTTGTCTTTTGGGGCATGACTTTTATCAATTACTTTGGAGTCGAAACCTCCAGTATCGTGAGTACAATTGGAGTGATCATTGGAACGATCATCCCAGGACTTTTCATCATTGGACTAGCTGTCACTTGGCTCGCAGAGGGTCATCCTATCCAAATTCCCTTTGAAGCTAAGACACTTATTCCAGACTTCAGTCATATCAGCAATTTGGTCTTTCTTTCTGGCCTTTTTTTAGCCTTCGCAGGACTCGAAGTTTCTGCCGCCTATGCGGGAGAAGTTAAAAATCCGCAAAAGAATTATCCGAAAGCAATCATGGTCTCTGCCCTCATCGTTTTCTTTCTCTTTGTCCTTGGAGCCCTTTCGATTGCTGTCGTCATCCCAAGAGAAGACATCAGCCTTGTTGCAGGTCTTATGGAAGCCTTAAAAGTATATCTCAACTTCTATCATTTAGAATGGGTTCTCCCAGTCTTAGGAGTTCTTCTCGTATTAGGTGCTGTTGCAGAAGTTAACTCATGGATCATGGGACCCGTCAAAGCTCTTTACACTACCTCCGTTCACGGCAATCTTCCCCCTTTTTTCCAAAACCTCAATAAACACGGTATGCCAACCCACCTTCTCCTCTTTCAAGCGATCATTGTCACGGCTGCCTCCTTTATCATCAACTTCATGCCCTCTGTTAGTACTGCCTACTGGATTTTGACAGCCATCTCAGCTCAAATGTACCTCATTATGTACATCATGATGTTCATTTCGGCCATCCGTCTTCGTTACTCTCATCCTCACGTGCCACGTATCTACCGCATTCCCCATCCTCATAAAGGGATTTGGATTGTCTCTGGTCTCGGAGTTCTCTCCTCCGTTTTTGCCATTATTATCGGATTTGTTCCCCCTTCGCAACTCGATACAGGGAGTTTGATCGTGTATGATGGATTTCTCGTAGTGGGACTCATCTTGATGATGGCCATTCCTCTCATCATTTACCAGTTCCGCAAGCCCGCATGGGTTCCCGAAACAAGCCATCTTCATAAAAAGTCGCATCACTGA
- a CDS encoding glutaredoxin family protein, producing MEEEHQSILVLYHKMSCPFCKKVRDYLKEIKKTIPMKDIDKDPKAKEELLHLGGKSQVPCLFIDGAPLYESDDIIEYLKEKKDILP from the coding sequence ATGGAAGAGGAACATCAATCGATTTTAGTCCTTTACCACAAGATGTCATGCCCTTTTTGTAAAAAAGTACGTGATTATCTCAAAGAAATCAAAAAGACGATCCCTATGAAAGACATCGATAAGGACCCGAAAGCAAAAGAAGAGCTCTTACATTTAGGAGGGAAATCGCAAGTTCCCTGCTTATTTATTGATGGAGCTCCTCTTTATGAATCCGATGACATCATCGAATATTTAAAAGAAAAAAAGGACATATTACCATAG
- a CDS encoding ABC-F family ATP-binding cassette domain-containing protein — protein sequence MASVNQLEMRYGDRVLFKNVSLHLTRKTRYGLVGANGAGKTTFLKILSGEVEPTSGEVNIPKEAQIGVLKQDYIKFQEDKILSLVLKGNQVVWEAFEKKEALLSKGELSEQAIVELSRIEEELRLRHGYQAEANAARLLEGLGIPLAAHAKHLGSLSGGYQLRVMLAQVLFAEPDILLLDEPTNYLDIFSIRWLEGYLKDYQGILILSSHDRVFLNRVCQVILDIDYGGMKQYTGNFDHFLTEKENDIVQKEAQLQSIGKRKEEVQRFIDRFRAKSSKARQAQSRVRMVKKLEEEEKKWEVFPTSRQYPHFYFPHCRPSGRITLAVKGLNKSYGEKSVLHEISFEIEKGEKVAVVGANGIGKSTLLEIVTECREQDSGTFRWGPHVKTAYFPQDFHRLLDTQATLYDWLECASKCFHAEKLRQALGAMLFGDMEVRKKIQSLSGGEAARLVFASLMLKEHNTLMLDEPTNHLDMEATDALIEALNGYDGTVILVSHNRYFISQVANRILELQEGKTLDFKGGYDEFVAVHERDYLSEKVPNSSKKKEKSLDFESRKEERRKVARLKKDIQKCEEEIEDIERKIEKINEMLAQPNYYDVTPQDKMQAILKQRDMLEIEKQEKYLFWEKMHEDLDF from the coding sequence ATGGCAAGCGTGAATCAATTGGAAATGAGATATGGGGACCGCGTTCTTTTCAAGAATGTTTCTCTCCATTTAACCCGGAAGACCCGCTATGGACTTGTCGGTGCTAACGGAGCTGGAAAGACGACGTTTCTCAAAATTCTTAGCGGGGAGGTGGAACCCACCTCTGGTGAAGTGAATATTCCGAAGGAAGCGCAAATTGGGGTTTTGAAGCAGGACTACATCAAATTCCAAGAAGATAAAATTCTATCTCTTGTTTTGAAGGGAAACCAAGTGGTGTGGGAAGCATTTGAAAAAAAAGAGGCCCTTTTAAGTAAAGGGGAACTGTCTGAGCAGGCTATTGTAGAACTGAGTCGAATTGAAGAGGAACTCCGTCTACGTCATGGCTATCAGGCGGAAGCAAATGCAGCACGTCTGCTTGAAGGGCTAGGTATTCCTCTAGCAGCACATGCAAAACATTTAGGAAGTTTGTCTGGTGGGTACCAACTACGGGTCATGCTTGCTCAAGTTCTCTTTGCAGAGCCTGACATTCTCCTTTTAGATGAGCCGACTAACTATTTAGATATTTTTTCCATTCGATGGCTAGAAGGATATTTAAAAGATTATCAGGGAATTCTTATTTTGAGTTCTCACGATCGGGTGTTTCTCAATCGGGTGTGCCAGGTCATTCTCGATATCGATTATGGGGGAATGAAGCAGTATACAGGGAATTTTGACCATTTCCTTACAGAAAAGGAAAATGACATCGTTCAAAAAGAGGCCCAGCTTCAATCAATTGGGAAACGGAAAGAAGAAGTGCAGCGTTTTATTGACCGGTTCCGGGCTAAATCCTCCAAAGCTAGGCAAGCGCAGTCTCGCGTCAGGATGGTCAAGAAACTTGAAGAAGAAGAAAAGAAATGGGAAGTTTTTCCCACATCGCGACAGTATCCTCATTTCTATTTTCCCCATTGTCGCCCTTCAGGGAGAATCACCCTAGCTGTGAAAGGTCTCAACAAATCTTATGGAGAGAAATCTGTTCTTCATGAGATTTCCTTTGAAATCGAAAAAGGGGAAAAGGTTGCAGTTGTTGGGGCAAATGGAATTGGAAAGTCAACGCTGCTCGAGATCGTGACAGAGTGTCGTGAACAAGATTCAGGGACGTTCCGGTGGGGGCCTCATGTGAAGACAGCTTACTTTCCTCAAGACTTTCACCGACTTCTTGATACTCAAGCAACTTTATATGACTGGCTTGAGTGTGCTTCCAAGTGTTTTCACGCAGAAAAGTTGCGCCAAGCTCTAGGGGCGATGTTATTTGGAGATATGGAAGTTAGGAAGAAGATCCAATCACTTAGTGGGGGAGAAGCAGCTCGTCTTGTTTTTGCTTCTCTCATGTTAAAAGAGCACAATACTCTTATGTTGGATGAACCAACCAACCATTTGGATATGGAGGCAACAGATGCTCTTATCGAAGCTCTCAATGGGTATGACGGAACTGTCATTTTGGTGAGTCATAACCGGTACTTCATTTCCCAAGTTGCCAATCGGATTCTTGAACTTCAAGAAGGAAAAACTCTCGATTTTAAGGGGGGGTATGACGAATTTGTCGCTGTGCATGAACGGGATTATCTTTCTGAAAAGGTTCCAAATTCTTCGAAAAAGAAAGAAAAAAGCTTGGATTTTGAGAGCCGAAAAGAAGAGCGCCGAAAAGTAGCCCGTCTTAAGAAGGATATTCAAAAGTGTGAAGAGGAAATCGAGGATATTGAGCGGAAAATCGAGAAAATCAACGAAATGCTCGCGCAGCCAAATTATTACGATGTAACACCTCAAGATAAAATGCAAGCAATTTTAAAACAAAGGGATATGCTCGAAATTGAAAAGCAAGAGAAGTATCTTTTTTGGGAAAAAATGCACGAAGATCTCGATTTTTAA
- a CDS encoding pentapeptide repeat-containing protein: MRFFGAAAAVAAAGAVAAFLRRVVFLADLRFADLRLAVLRLAVFRFAVLRFAVLRLAVLRLVVLFLAAVFVAFLLRVVFFEEAAFFLLLLAGIDCAPCWNSFTILFKTLKTLNFN, from the coding sequence CTGCGTTTTTTTGGCGCAGCAGCAGCAGTAGCAGCAGCAGGTGCTGTCGCAGCTTTTTTACGTCGAGTAGTTTTTCTAGCTGATTTACGTTTTGCAGATTTACGCTTAGCTGTCTTACGCTTAGCTGTTTTTCGCTTTGCAGTCTTGCGTTTTGCAGTTTTACGTTTAGCTGTTTTACGTCTAGTTGTTCTTTTTTTAGCAGCGGTCTTTGTAGCTTTTCTTCTACGAGTTGTCTTCTTTGAAGAAGCTGCTTTTTTTCTTCTTCTCTTAGCAGGCATTGACTGTGCTCCTTGTTGGAATTCCTTTACAATCCTTTTTAAGACTTTAAAAACTCTAAATTTCAACTGA
- a CDS encoding nitroreductase family protein, producing MEITLPSEIAEKRKTKFSVHPLILGRWSPRSMTGEPISENELMTLLEAAHWAPSCYNAQPWRFIYAFRETPQWGPLFSTLVPFNQEWAAKAGALVLIVSHKVFEHNQKPSVTHSFDAGAAWGYLALQGHVNGLVVHGMQGFDYEKARELCKVPEDFQLECMVAIGKRGKKEDLPASMQEKETPSTRKRLDEVVMKGSF from the coding sequence ATGGAAATAACTCTCCCATCAGAAATCGCTGAAAAACGTAAAACAAAGTTCTCCGTTCATCCCCTAATTCTAGGTCGGTGGTCTCCGCGTTCGATGACAGGTGAACCCATTTCTGAGAATGAACTCATGACGTTATTAGAAGCGGCTCATTGGGCTCCTTCTTGCTATAATGCCCAACCTTGGCGCTTTATTTATGCTTTCCGTGAAACACCTCAGTGGGGTCCCTTATTCTCTACTTTGGTTCCATTCAATCAAGAGTGGGCCGCAAAAGCAGGAGCGCTTGTCTTAATTGTGTCTCATAAAGTCTTCGAACACAACCAGAAACCCTCTGTGACACATAGCTTTGATGCTGGAGCTGCTTGGGGCTACTTAGCCTTACAAGGCCATGTTAATGGTCTTGTTGTTCATGGAATGCAAGGATTTGATTACGAAAAGGCCCGAGAGCTTTGCAAAGTTCCAGAAGACTTTCAATTGGAATGCATGGTGGCAATTGGGAAACGGGGTAAAAAAGAAGACCTCCCCGCCTCAATGCAAGAAAAAGAAACCCCTTCAACGCGTAAACGTCTAGACGAAGTCGTGATGAAAGGCTCTTTTTAA
- a CDS encoding phosphatase PAP2 family protein: MISYIKFRSFLVTSFSPFLRSLLLVFVFAAFLCYFFIDYPLIKALAPYRVAVRTALKAASLLIFPPLHLLIWGIAFIWARFSYAKERFILPFFEIFVAQAISVAFVRVLKVLIGRARPECFLAYDMTGFEFFSPSHHFHSLPSGHTMAAMTLATSLALLFPKFRILGFTIALLLSLSRVFLLDHFPSDLFATGILGILIAQVTHLVIRKITNYKYGEDLDHGNNSPIRNR; encoded by the coding sequence ATGATTTCCTATATAAAGTTTCGCTCTTTTCTTGTGACTAGTTTTTCCCCTTTTTTAAGAAGCCTTCTTCTCGTCTTTGTCTTTGCTGCTTTCCTTTGCTACTTTTTTATCGACTATCCTCTGATTAAGGCCCTAGCTCCCTACCGTGTGGCAGTGCGCACTGCCTTAAAAGCAGCCTCCCTACTCATTTTCCCACCCCTTCATTTACTCATATGGGGAATCGCATTTATTTGGGCCCGCTTTTCTTATGCTAAAGAGCGGTTCATCCTCCCTTTTTTTGAAATTTTCGTAGCTCAAGCCATTTCAGTTGCCTTCGTCCGCGTTTTGAAGGTGCTCATTGGGCGAGCCCGCCCCGAATGTTTTCTTGCATACGACATGACAGGGTTTGAATTCTTCTCTCCTAGCCACCACTTCCACTCTCTCCCCTCTGGACACACAATGGCAGCGATGACTCTTGCAACATCACTTGCACTTCTTTTCCCAAAATTTCGTATTCTAGGCTTCACGATAGCACTACTGCTTTCGCTCAGTCGGGTTTTCTTACTCGACCACTTTCCAAGCGACCTCTTTGCAACGGGAATTCTTGGAATCCTCATTGCACAAGTCACTCATCTTGTGATAAGAAAGATAACAAACTACAAATATGGAGAAGATTTGGATCATGGAAATAACTCTCCCATCAGAAATCGCTGA
- the proC gene encoding pyrroline-5-carboxylate reductase has product MKYRESVVSKQGHSMHIGIIGCGVMGGAIARIASHHHNVILHDHKQTNATPLAKEIGAKVELDLGKLSEGSDVVILAVKPKDLKVISEPISSHLSKGQLVVSILAGVTLETLQMYFPHSTVFRVMPNLPLVCGHGMLGIVDDPEVKNEEKHRVEEALKGLGTISWMNEELMNAFTALTSSNPAFIYLMIEAMVEAGVSMGFKADMALEYVLKTLEGSVVLLKTSGVSPTELKMRITSPGGATIAGLNELESQGVRAGIIAGLKACYRRAEEMGGS; this is encoded by the coding sequence ATGAAATATAGAGAATCAGTAGTTTCGAAGCAAGGACATAGCATGCATATAGGAATCATCGGCTGTGGAGTTATGGGGGGTGCGATTGCGAGAATTGCTTCCCATCATCACAATGTGATTCTTCACGATCATAAACAGACTAATGCCACTCCTCTTGCAAAAGAAATTGGTGCAAAAGTCGAACTTGACCTGGGCAAACTCTCCGAAGGATCAGATGTGGTGATTTTAGCCGTGAAACCGAAAGATCTTAAAGTCATTTCGGAGCCGATCTCATCCCATCTGAGTAAAGGGCAACTTGTCGTGAGCATTTTAGCAGGGGTAACTCTCGAAACACTTCAGATGTACTTCCCACATTCAACAGTTTTTAGGGTCATGCCGAATCTGCCGCTAGTTTGTGGACATGGTATGTTAGGCATTGTTGATGATCCTGAGGTCAAAAATGAAGAAAAGCACCGAGTTGAAGAAGCTCTGAAGGGGCTAGGTACAATTTCATGGATGAATGAAGAGTTGATGAACGCTTTCACAGCGCTGACAAGCTCGAATCCGGCGTTTATTTACCTCATGATCGAGGCAATGGTCGAAGCTGGGGTGTCAATGGGATTTAAGGCTGACATGGCCCTGGAATACGTTCTGAAGACTCTAGAAGGATCTGTTGTCCTACTGAAGACGAGCGGAGTCTCTCCAACAGAGCTTAAGATGCGGATCACCTCTCCTGGTGGAGCGACTATTGCCGGTCTCAATGAACTCGAAAGTCAGGGAGTACGAGCTGGAATTATTGCAGGCCTCAAAGCTTGCTATCGAAGAGCCGAAGAGATGGGAGGATCGTAG
- a CDS encoding superoxide dismutase — translation MLKKYFIFLFPAFSLFAKTPTYDPQIIPQTTAPINIEAKDFSHLLGHLKGIDDDLLKMHFTLYNGYVKNASALLTTLVQMRQNGKDTTLEYGAIERRFVWEFDGMILHELYFENLGPKPFLDRKDPLLLKMTMDFGSFEQWKKNFVATGLIKGVGWVILYQSPKTGHLNNIWVDEHNINLVPGGKPLLIMDVWEHAYITEYGLDRAGYIEAFMQNIDWEVVSKRFNDMESSK, via the coding sequence ATGTTGAAAAAATATTTTATCTTTCTCTTTCCTGCTTTTTCACTTTTTGCAAAAACTCCGACGTATGATCCGCAGATTATTCCTCAAACCACAGCCCCTATTAACATTGAAGCTAAGGACTTTTCCCATCTTTTAGGACATTTAAAAGGAATTGATGATGACCTATTGAAGATGCATTTTACCCTTTACAACGGGTATGTCAAAAATGCTAGCGCCCTTCTCACGACTTTAGTTCAAATGCGGCAAAACGGGAAGGATACAACCTTGGAATATGGAGCAATAGAGCGGCGCTTTGTGTGGGAATTTGATGGAATGATTCTTCATGAACTCTACTTTGAGAATTTGGGGCCGAAGCCCTTTTTAGATCGAAAAGATCCTTTGTTGTTGAAAATGACGATGGATTTTGGAAGCTTTGAACAATGGAAAAAGAACTTTGTAGCAACAGGCCTCATTAAAGGTGTCGGTTGGGTCATTCTCTATCAAAGCCCGAAGACAGGACACTTAAATAATATCTGGGTAGATGAGCACAATATCAACCTCGTTCCTGGAGGGAAACCTCTCCTTATTATGGATGTCTGGGAGCATGCCTACATCACTGAATATGGGCTCGACCGGGCTGGATATATTGAGGCTTTTATGCAAAACATTGACTGGGAAGTCGTTTCTAAACGATTTAACGATATGGAATCAAGCAAGTAA
- a CDS encoding secondary thiamine-phosphate synthase enzyme YjbQ, which yields MHRETLIFPTRGREILSITEDVEEVVKSFKGKSGLCHLFLCHTSASLILCENIDPDVRLDLETFARSLIIDGDPKYRHDAEGPDDMPAHIRTVLTHSDLTLPFEDGALLLGTWQGVYLWEHRSSGHHRKVIVSLFSQL from the coding sequence ATGCATCGTGAAACTCTTATCTTTCCCACTCGGGGAAGAGAGATTCTCTCCATTACAGAAGATGTGGAGGAAGTCGTGAAAAGCTTCAAAGGGAAATCAGGGCTCTGCCATCTCTTTCTCTGCCATACGAGCGCTTCTCTCATTCTTTGCGAAAACATCGATCCTGATGTACGTCTAGACTTAGAGACCTTTGCTCGCTCTCTTATCATTGATGGAGATCCTAAATACCGACACGACGCAGAAGGCCCAGACGACATGCCTGCCCATATCCGAACCGTTTTGACTCACTCAGACTTAACTCTCCCCTTCGAAGATGGAGCCCTTCTTTTAGGCACTTGGCAAGGAGTCTACCTTTGGGAACATCGCAGTAGTGGTCATCACCGAAAAGTAATTGTTTCTCTATTTAGCCAGCTCTAA
- a CDS encoding TMEM14 family protein, with amino-acid sequence MIQALKKNGYILLIYAILVFVGGFMGFVLKHSVPSLVAGGVSGLALLWSSVLHFTCRKWGIYFAFALMFLLEAFFSYRFVISEKFFPAGMMLILTSGVIILLITTLVKGSREEHAS; translated from the coding sequence ATGATTCAAGCACTTAAAAAAAATGGTTACATTTTGCTCATCTACGCCATCCTTGTCTTTGTGGGCGGGTTCATGGGCTTTGTTCTCAAGCATAGCGTCCCCTCGCTCGTTGCCGGAGGGGTGTCAGGACTGGCGCTTTTGTGGTCAAGTGTTCTCCACTTTACCTGTCGTAAATGGGGAATCTACTTTGCTTTTGCGCTTATGTTTCTTCTTGAAGCATTTTTCAGCTATCGCTTTGTGATATCAGAAAAGTTCTTTCCAGCGGGAATGATGCTTATCTTAACTTCAGGCGTCATCATCTTACTCATTACAACACTCGTCAAGGGATCTCGAGAAGAACATGCATCGTGA
- a CDS encoding L-threonylcarbamoyladenylate synthase, which produces MYTEYLGPIAEENLLGSQELLQRAARLLQQGALVAIPTETTYGLAASILNETALKNLYEIKNRETSTALPIQVANTDQLKFITRDLPHQFDLIAKHFLPGPLTIVLKKNPHLSSTISGGMDTVAVRISSNKIARRLIELVGCPLAMPSANLSGNPSPTCAKHVLEDFNGKIQGIVDGGNSEYGLESTVLSLEDPANPVILRFGVISQRSIEKVLGTQVRVHPKALLSHFGKVGQQRLPAIRLFSSWDEMKIYLQLSNDSRRLVMSREERFPTLKMCDYFNLCAKNLYEGLRMAIRDSYSEVLVLCNPTLKNDEMLHQRLKQIAST; this is translated from the coding sequence ATGTATACCGAATATCTAGGTCCAATCGCTGAAGAGAATTTGCTAGGATCACAGGAATTACTCCAACGTGCAGCACGTTTACTACAACAAGGAGCGCTTGTTGCAATTCCTACAGAAACAACCTATGGATTAGCAGCCTCAATTCTAAATGAAACTGCGCTGAAGAACTTGTATGAAATTAAAAATCGAGAAACCTCAACTGCTCTACCCATTCAAGTTGCAAATACAGACCAGCTAAAATTTATCACCCGTGATTTGCCACATCAGTTTGACTTGATTGCCAAGCACTTTCTTCCTGGACCTCTTACAATAGTCTTAAAAAAGAATCCTCATTTGTCTTCAACCATTTCCGGTGGCATGGATACAGTTGCTGTTCGCATTTCTTCTAACAAGATTGCACGAAGATTGATCGAGCTTGTGGGATGTCCGTTAGCAATGCCTTCGGCAAACCTTTCGGGGAATCCTAGCCCAACATGTGCAAAACACGTGCTCGAAGATTTCAATGGAAAAATTCAAGGAATTGTCGATGGAGGAAATTCCGAATATGGTTTGGAGTCGACCGTTCTTTCTTTAGAGGATCCTGCAAATCCAGTGATTTTGCGTTTTGGAGTGATCAGTCAGCGCTCCATTGAAAAAGTTTTAGGAACTCAAGTTCGCGTCCATCCAAAGGCACTTCTCAGTCACTTTGGAAAAGTGGGGCAACAAAGACTTCCTGCAATACGTCTTTTCTCTTCATGGGATGAAATGAAGATCTATCTTCAACTTAGCAATGACAGTAGACGTCTTGTCATGAGTCGAGAAGAACGCTTTCCAACACTAAAAATGTGCGACTATTTCAATCTTTGTGCGAAAAACCTCTATGAAGGACTTCGTATGGCTATAAGAGATAGTTACTCAGAAGTTCTGGTTCTCTGCAATCCCACTTTGAAAAATGATGAGATGCTACACCAACGCCTGAAGCAAATTGCCAGCACGTGA
- a CDS encoding histidine phosphatase family protein, which yields MTSKQIFLVRHGETEWSKSGQHTGLTDLPLTENGISQAKHLGKRLERVTFDHVFTSPLKRAYDTCCLCGLKSQAKITDALLEWNYGDYEGKKTAEIHQTHPGWNIFDHGAPNGESTAEVAKRADDFLEKLESLKGTIAVFSSGHFSRALTVRFLGFPLLEGRHFMLSTASLSILSYEHHVPALQLWNDISHHSQ from the coding sequence ATGACTTCGAAACAAATCTTTCTTGTCCGTCATGGGGAAACAGAGTGGTCTAAAAGTGGACAACATACGGGTCTGACCGATCTTCCCCTGACGGAAAATGGCATTAGCCAAGCGAAACATTTGGGGAAAAGACTTGAAAGGGTCACATTCGACCATGTTTTCACAAGTCCCTTGAAACGAGCCTATGATACCTGCTGCCTATGTGGTCTTAAGAGCCAAGCCAAAATCACAGATGCGCTCCTTGAATGGAATTACGGCGACTATGAAGGAAAAAAGACAGCCGAAATTCACCAAACCCATCCAGGATGGAATATCTTTGATCATGGAGCTCCAAACGGAGAATCAACTGCTGAAGTCGCAAAAAGGGCCGATGACTTTCTTGAAAAGCTCGAATCATTAAAGGGAACCATCGCTGTTTTTTCAAGCGGCCATTTTTCAAGAGCTCTAACTGTGAGATTCTTAGGCTTTCCCCTTCTTGAAGGGCGTCATTTTATGCTTTCAACCGCATCTCTTTCAATCTTAAGCTATGAGCACCATGTTCCGGCTTTGCAACTTTGGAATGATATCAGTCACCATTCCCAATAA
- a CDS encoding AsmA family protein: protein MRKALIIIFGVIVVIVLVGIFCWNMLPSWISHKLSDRAKVSVSIQAIRLGSSSIKVDGIRVGNPPGSILDTALEVKSLYIGTPFSNFFHDNIVIDEMRLDNVYLGLEFESQRSTNGNWSEIMQNLKESTGKEKQAASSKGTSTSVLIKKLIITDLKIDLAYRTGNKGVRRLRTIDRLELNNISSEGGIPTAQIMDIVISEMLRSVFSKEGLQNMLENVMPGGKSGGGAMDTLKGLFSDLILLDNNWDDVFYEEAE from the coding sequence ATGCGAAAAGCACTGATCATTATTTTTGGAGTCATTGTTGTCATAGTCTTAGTAGGAATCTTCTGCTGGAATATGCTTCCTTCATGGATTTCTCATAAGCTTTCTGATCGGGCCAAAGTCTCGGTTTCTATTCAAGCCATTCGCTTAGGGTCCTCTTCTATTAAGGTGGATGGCATCCGTGTAGGAAACCCTCCTGGATCTATTCTCGATACAGCTCTTGAAGTGAAAAGTCTTTACATCGGAACTCCTTTTTCCAATTTTTTCCACGATAACATTGTCATTGATGAAATGCGTTTGGACAACGTCTATTTAGGTTTGGAGTTTGAGTCACAACGTAGCACAAATGGAAACTGGTCAGAAATCATGCAAAACTTGAAAGAATCGACCGGGAAAGAAAAGCAAGCCGCTTCTTCAAAAGGAACATCAACCTCTGTTCTCATCAAAAAACTCATCATTACTGATTTGAAAATTGATCTCGCCTACCGCACAGGAAATAAGGGCGTCCGTCGATTACGCACAATTGACCGCCTCGAGCTAAATAACATCAGCAGTGAAGGTGGAATCCCCACAGCACAAATCATGGATATCGTGATTTCTGAGATGCTACGCAGCGTCTTCAGTAAAGAAGGTCTGCAAAACATGCTCGAAAACGTCATGCCAGGCGGCAAATCTGGAGGAGGGGCCATGGATACCTTGAAAGGGCTCTTTTCAGACTTGATTCTGCTTGATAATAACTGGGATGATGTCTTTTACGAAGAAGCAGAATGA